A single Vigna radiata var. radiata cultivar VC1973A chromosome 8, Vradiata_ver6, whole genome shotgun sequence DNA region contains:
- the LOC106770905 gene encoding serine/threonine-protein kinase Aurora-3 isoform X1 — protein sequence MASQNPAEEENSKQNWSLQDFEIGKPLGRGKFGRVYVAREVKSNFVVALKIIFKEQIDKYKIHHQLRREMEIQTSLRHPNILRLYGWFHDTDRVFLILEYAHKGEVYKEMRKKGHFTEKQAATYILSLTKALTYCHEKHVIHRDIKPENLLLDHEGRLKIGDFGWSVQSKSKRHTMCGTLDYLAPEMVENKAHDYAVDNWTLGILCYEFLFGAPPFEAESQADTFKRIMKVDLSFPSNPSVSLDAKSLISRLLVKDSLRRLSLQKIMEHPWIVKNADFSGICL from the exons ATGGCTTCTCAAAATCCAGCggaagaagaaaactcaaagCAAAATTGGTCCCTCCAAGACTTTGAGATCGGTAAACCTCTCGGCAGGGGCAAATTTGGTAGAGTTTATGTTGCCAGAGAAGTCAAG AGCAATTTTGTTGTGGCGTTGAAGATTATATTTAAGGAACAAATTGAtaagtataaaattcatcaccAACTAAGGAGAGAGATGGAGATACAGACCAGTCTTCGGCACCCTAATATCCTGCGTCTTTATGGTTGGTTTCATGACACTGACCGTGTTTTCTTGATTCTCGAGTATGCTCATAAAGGTGAGGTCTACAAAGAGATGAGAAAGAAGGGTCACTTTACAGAGAAACAAGCTGCTACG TATATTTTGAGCCTCACAAAGGCGTTGACTTATTGCCACGAGAAGCATGTTATTCATAGGGATATCAAGCCTGAAAATTTGTTGCTGGATCACGAG GGTCGTCTTAAAATTGGAGACTTTGGTTGGTCTGTTCAGTCTAAAAGCAAAAGACATACCATGTGTGGCACATTGGATTATTTAGCACCAGAAATGGTTGAAAATAAAGCTCATGACTATGCTGTTGATAACTGGACTCTTGGTATCCTTTGTTATGAGTTCCTCTTTGGTGCCCCTCCATTTGAGGCTGAGAGTCAAGCTGATACCTTCAAAAG GATAATGAAGGTTGACCTAAGCTTCCCTTCCAACCCTTCTGTTTCTTTAGATGCCAAAAGTCTGATTAGCCGG CTTCTGGTGAAGGACTCCTTACGTAGGCTCTCTCTTCAGAAGATAATGGAACATCCTTGGATAGTCAAGAATGCAGATTTTTCGGGTATTTGCTTGTAA
- the LOC106770905 gene encoding serine/threonine-protein kinase Aurora-3 isoform X2: protein MASQNPAEEENSKQNWSLQDFEIGKPLGRGKFGRVYVAREVKSNFVVALKIIFKEQIDKYKIHHQLRREMEIQTSLRHPNILRLYGWFHDTDRVFLILEYAHKGEVYKEMRKKGHFTEKQAATYILSLTKALTYCHEKHVIHRDIKPENLLLDHEGRLKIGDFGWSVQSKSKRHTMCGTLDYLAPEMVENKAHDYAVDNWTLGILCYEFLFGAPPFEAESQADTFKRIMKVDLSFPSNPSVSLDAKSLISRLLVKDSLRRLSLQKIMEHPWIVKNADFSA, encoded by the exons ATGGCTTCTCAAAATCCAGCggaagaagaaaactcaaagCAAAATTGGTCCCTCCAAGACTTTGAGATCGGTAAACCTCTCGGCAGGGGCAAATTTGGTAGAGTTTATGTTGCCAGAGAAGTCAAG AGCAATTTTGTTGTGGCGTTGAAGATTATATTTAAGGAACAAATTGAtaagtataaaattcatcaccAACTAAGGAGAGAGATGGAGATACAGACCAGTCTTCGGCACCCTAATATCCTGCGTCTTTATGGTTGGTTTCATGACACTGACCGTGTTTTCTTGATTCTCGAGTATGCTCATAAAGGTGAGGTCTACAAAGAGATGAGAAAGAAGGGTCACTTTACAGAGAAACAAGCTGCTACG TATATTTTGAGCCTCACAAAGGCGTTGACTTATTGCCACGAGAAGCATGTTATTCATAGGGATATCAAGCCTGAAAATTTGTTGCTGGATCACGAG GGTCGTCTTAAAATTGGAGACTTTGGTTGGTCTGTTCAGTCTAAAAGCAAAAGACATACCATGTGTGGCACATTGGATTATTTAGCACCAGAAATGGTTGAAAATAAAGCTCATGACTATGCTGTTGATAACTGGACTCTTGGTATCCTTTGTTATGAGTTCCTCTTTGGTGCCCCTCCATTTGAGGCTGAGAGTCAAGCTGATACCTTCAAAAG GATAATGAAGGTTGACCTAAGCTTCCCTTCCAACCCTTCTGTTTCTTTAGATGCCAAAAGTCTGATTAGCCGG CTTCTGGTGAAGGACTCCTTACGTAGGCTCTCTCTTCAGAAGATAATGGAACATCCTTGGATAGTCAAGAATGCAGATTTTTCGG CTTGA